One part of the Rhizobium rhizogenes genome encodes these proteins:
- a CDS encoding Lrp/AsnC family transcriptional regulator: MSIAKYIPDELDRQIIAHLRVDGRASLAKLSDALGVARGTVQNRLDRLTETGTLLGFTVRVREDYDDRAVHAVMMIEVMGKSTTQVIRKLRGIAEISSLHTTNGNWDLVANIRAGSLSDFDRVLREVRMIDGVSNSETSLLLSSV; the protein is encoded by the coding sequence ATGAGCATCGCAAAATACATACCGGATGAACTCGACCGGCAAATCATCGCTCACCTCAGGGTCGATGGTCGGGCGTCGCTTGCCAAACTTTCCGATGCGCTGGGTGTCGCGCGCGGCACGGTGCAGAACCGGCTGGACCGGCTGACGGAAACCGGCACGCTGCTCGGTTTTACCGTGCGGGTGCGCGAGGATTATGATGATCGTGCTGTCCACGCGGTGATGATGATCGAGGTCATGGGAAAATCGACCACGCAGGTCATCCGCAAGCTGCGTGGCATTGCCGAGATTTCCTCGCTCCATACCACCAATGGCAACTGGGATCTGGTGGCGAATATCCGCGCCGGCAGCCTCTCGGATTTCGACCGGGTGCTGCGGGAGGTCCGTATGATAGACGGCGTCTCGAACAGCGAAACCAGCCTCTTGCTGAGCAGCGTTTAG
- a CDS encoding bifunctional helix-turn-helix transcriptional regulator/GNAT family N-acetyltransferase → MSEQSLPIDDIRFTSRRLVRELGFMGGDFAGTDLPPSAVHALIEIETCPGITARDLGKLLRLEKSSVSRMLRKLVLSGDILEKADGQDNRIKLLFLADRGQKRVEAIHAFANRQVSGALTQLTPADANTILAGLRLYADALGDRSDAAAPAIDIVSGYRPGIIARITQMHALYYARTSGFGQRFESVVAEGLASFCNRLERPQNAIWTAMRGDEIVGSVAIDGEDLGSEIAHLRWFIVDDSVRGGGVGRRLLAAALAFADKNAFAETHLWTFNGLSAARHLYETHGFACVEEHPGSQWGSEVLEQRFIRRLKR, encoded by the coding sequence ATGTCCGAACAGTCTCTCCCCATAGATGACATCCGCTTCACCTCACGTCGGCTTGTCCGGGAACTCGGCTTCATGGGCGGCGATTTCGCAGGCACCGATCTGCCACCTTCCGCCGTTCACGCCCTGATCGAGATCGAGACATGCCCCGGAATTACGGCGCGTGATCTGGGAAAGCTTCTGCGGCTTGAAAAATCCAGCGTCAGCCGCATGCTTCGCAAACTCGTTCTGTCAGGAGATATTCTGGAGAAGGCGGACGGGCAGGATAACCGTATCAAGCTGCTGTTTCTTGCCGACAGGGGACAAAAGCGGGTCGAAGCCATTCACGCCTTCGCCAACCGGCAGGTATCCGGCGCCCTGACACAGCTGACACCGGCGGATGCAAATACCATCCTTGCCGGGCTTCGCCTTTATGCCGATGCGCTGGGAGACCGAAGCGATGCCGCCGCACCCGCCATCGATATCGTCTCGGGATATCGGCCAGGCATCATCGCCCGCATAACACAGATGCATGCGCTCTACTACGCCCGAACATCCGGCTTCGGCCAGCGTTTCGAATCCGTTGTCGCCGAAGGCCTCGCCTCCTTTTGCAACCGGCTCGAAAGACCGCAAAATGCGATATGGACCGCGATGCGCGGCGACGAGATTGTCGGCTCCGTCGCCATTGATGGCGAAGACCTGGGATCGGAGATCGCGCATCTACGCTGGTTCATCGTGGATGACAGCGTGCGCGGCGGCGGTGTCGGACGCAGGCTGCTTGCAGCCGCTCTGGCCTTTGCCGATAAGAACGCCTTTGCCGAAACCCATCTATGGACATTCAACGGCCTTTCGGCCGCCCGGCATCTCTACGAGACGCATGGTTTCGCCTGCGTCGAAGAACATCCCGGCAGCCAATGGGGAAGCGAGGTTCTGGAACAGCGCTTTATCAGACGGCTGAAGAGATGA
- a CDS encoding alpha-hydroxy acid oxidase: MQLKDCYNFHDFRRMAKQRLPGPIFNYIDGAADDEVTYRRNTAAFENCDLVPDVLRGVSDVDMSVTVMGQKLSMPVYCSPTALQRLFHHQGERAVAAAAGKFGTMFGVSSLGTTSLEEARRISGGPQVYQFYFHKDRGLNRDMMARAKSAGVETMMLTVDSITGGNRERDKRTGFAIPFKLNLSGIAQFAVKPAWGINYLTHERFSLPQLDGHIKMDGGALSISRYFTEMLDPSMNWDDVAQMVREWGGPFCLKGIMSVDDARRAVEIGCSGIVLSNHGGRQLDGSRSAFDQLAEIVDAVGDRIDVMMDGGVQRGTHVLKALSLGAKAVGLGRYYLFPLAAAGQPGVERALELMRIEIERGMKLMGCTTVEQLTRRNLRFHG, translated from the coding sequence ATGCAACTCAAAGACTGCTATAATTTTCATGATTTTCGCCGCATGGCCAAGCAGCGTCTTCCCGGGCCGATCTTCAACTACATAGACGGCGCTGCCGACGACGAAGTGACATATCGGCGGAACACGGCTGCCTTTGAAAATTGCGATCTCGTTCCGGATGTGCTGCGCGGCGTGTCCGACGTGGACATGTCAGTGACCGTCATGGGGCAAAAACTCTCCATGCCGGTCTATTGCTCCCCAACGGCGCTTCAGCGCCTCTTCCACCATCAGGGCGAGCGGGCAGTGGCGGCAGCGGCGGGAAAATTCGGCACGATGTTCGGCGTCTCTTCGCTTGGCACCACAAGCCTTGAGGAAGCGCGCAGGATCAGCGGCGGCCCGCAGGTCTATCAGTTCTATTTCCACAAGGATCGTGGCCTCAACCGCGATATGATGGCACGCGCCAAGAGCGCCGGCGTCGAGACGATGATGCTGACCGTGGACAGTATCACCGGCGGAAATCGCGAGCGCGACAAGCGCACCGGCTTTGCCATTCCCTTCAAGCTCAATCTTTCCGGCATCGCGCAATTCGCCGTCAAACCGGCCTGGGGCATCAATTACCTGACGCATGAGCGCTTCAGCCTGCCGCAGCTCGACGGCCATATCAAAATGGATGGCGGCGCTCTCTCCATCAGCCGCTATTTCACCGAGATGCTGGATCCCTCGATGAACTGGGACGACGTGGCGCAGATGGTGCGCGAATGGGGCGGACCCTTCTGCCTCAAAGGCATCATGTCGGTGGATGACGCCCGGCGCGCTGTCGAAATCGGCTGCAGCGGCATCGTGCTCTCCAATCATGGCGGTCGCCAGCTCGATGGTTCCCGCAGCGCCTTCGACCAGCTGGCAGAGATTGTCGATGCCGTCGGCGACCGGATCGACGTGATGATGGATGGCGGCGTACAGCGCGGGACCCATGTTCTGAAAGCGCTGTCTTTGGGTGCCAAGGCAGTCGGGCTCGGCCGCTATTATCTTTTCCCGCTCGCCGCTGCCGGTCAGCCCGGCGTCGAAAGGGCGCTCGAACTGATGCGCATCGAAATCGAACGCGGCATGAAGCTGATGGGCTGTACCACTGTCGAGCAGCTGACGCGACGAAATCTGCGGTTTCACGGCTAG
- a CDS encoding acyltransferase gives MTTDEPPTVSQRQDRLNILTWERKPEDINSPDHQARLRGLEHSANAVFGQDVYIAARAEVHTNRLLMGAQSWIAGYAIVRGDIELGENVSINPYACLSGKVTIGNGVRIASHVSIVGFNHGFDDIDTPIYRQPLTSLGIEIGEDVWIGANAVVLDGVKIGRGAIIAAGATVVKDIPAMAIAGGVPARVLRYRGEKAAASKLPEIEPLLRKLGGEIAGDWLAAIRSYEEEGAYHSADASGQVVESTRHLCDAIEIAAAFGQEGTAFDTEKTVTGLQAMQDAQTGLFFDAEAPAVDAPAERNPSILYNILAIGYALECFGAAPKQPIAFVEHMRAGELTRLLRELPWQSRAWHCGATIDALATALYFNRRYFTSGDNLAMLFGWLAMNADRATGLWGEPTAAQGLLQPVNGFYRLTRGSYAQFGVPVPYPEATIDSVIANYRAYGGFHGVEFNACNLLDTIHPLLLCLKQTDHRRNEAKEIAREIVRRNEGRWQKGKGFAFAEGHPAGLQGTEMWMSVLWLAAKLLGAEQFLPFQPRGIHRLEPAEIVGGTIARP, from the coding sequence ATGACGACGGACGAACCCCCGACTGTTTCCCAAAGGCAGGATCGGCTGAACATCCTGACCTGGGAGCGGAAGCCGGAGGATATAAACAGCCCCGATCATCAGGCACGTTTGCGTGGCCTTGAACACTCTGCCAACGCCGTTTTCGGACAAGACGTTTATATTGCCGCCAGAGCAGAGGTGCATACGAACAGGCTGCTGATGGGCGCACAGTCGTGGATTGCCGGTTACGCGATCGTGCGCGGCGACATTGAGCTTGGCGAAAATGTTTCGATCAACCCCTATGCCTGCCTTTCCGGCAAGGTGACCATCGGCAATGGGGTGCGCATCGCCTCCCATGTCAGCATCGTCGGTTTCAACCACGGTTTTGACGATATCGACACCCCCATCTATCGCCAGCCGCTGACTTCGCTTGGCATAGAGATCGGCGAGGATGTCTGGATCGGCGCCAATGCGGTGGTGCTGGACGGCGTGAAGATTGGACGCGGAGCGATTATCGCGGCAGGCGCAACCGTGGTGAAGGATATTCCCGCCATGGCCATTGCCGGCGGCGTTCCCGCCCGGGTTCTGCGATATCGCGGAGAAAAAGCGGCCGCGTCAAAACTCCCGGAAATAGAACCACTGCTACGGAAGCTCGGTGGGGAAATCGCCGGCGACTGGCTGGCGGCCATTCGTTCCTATGAGGAAGAGGGCGCCTATCATTCAGCCGATGCATCCGGGCAAGTCGTTGAAAGCACCAGACATCTGTGTGACGCTATCGAAATCGCCGCAGCCTTCGGGCAGGAAGGAACTGCCTTCGACACCGAAAAGACCGTGACTGGCCTGCAGGCGATGCAGGATGCGCAAACGGGGCTGTTTTTCGACGCCGAGGCGCCCGCTGTCGATGCGCCGGCGGAGCGGAACCCCTCCATTCTCTACAATATTCTGGCCATCGGATATGCGCTGGAATGTTTTGGGGCCGCGCCGAAACAGCCAATTGCCTTTGTCGAGCACATGCGCGCCGGGGAACTGACCCGTCTGCTGAGAGAACTGCCATGGCAAAGCCGGGCATGGCATTGCGGCGCCACCATCGACGCCCTCGCCACCGCGCTTTATTTCAACAGGCGCTATTTCACATCCGGCGACAATCTTGCCATGCTCTTCGGCTGGCTTGCGATGAATGCGGACAGGGCAACCGGTCTCTGGGGTGAACCGACGGCCGCGCAGGGCCTGCTACAACCGGTCAATGGCTTTTACCGTCTCACACGCGGCTCCTACGCCCAGTTCGGGGTGCCCGTGCCCTATCCAGAAGCGACAATCGACTCCGTCATCGCCAATTACCGCGCCTATGGCGGTTTTCATGGCGTCGAATTTAACGCCTGCAACCTGCTCGATACGATCCACCCTCTGCTTCTGTGCCTGAAACAGACGGATCACAGACGAAACGAGGCGAAAGAGATCGCCCGCGAAATTGTGCGCCGAAACGAGGGGCGATGGCAAAAGGGGAAGGGATTTGCCTTCGCCGAGGGGCATCCGGCCGGGCTGCAGGGCACGGAAATGTGGATGTCGGTCCTCTGGCTTGCCGCAAAACTTCTCGGAGCGGAGCAGTTCCTGCCGTTCCAGCCCCGCGGTATTCATCGCCTTGAACCTGCGGAAATTGTCGGCGGCACGATTGCCCGGCCCTGA
- a CDS encoding DUF2264 domain-containing protein translates to MPHDSATANPLFHNPLRSRDDLAKAVIDLFNPLLTCFSPGGARVRLGATGAIFDFPAAELEGFARPLWGIVPLAAGGYDFPYWDLYRRGLANGTNPAHPEYWGDTADRHQRLVELAAIGFALAMVPEHIWEPLAETDRRAVAAYLLAAREREFVDNNWKFFRVLIDLGLERVGVEFDRAKTQTYLDELEAFDIGNGWYRDGPVRRVDHYIPFAMHFYGLIYTVLAKGDGARKARLIERSRIFARDMRHWFGPDGASLAFGRSQTYRFAAGGFWGALAFSGLEALPWPEIKGYYMRHIRWWSKRPIADRDGVLSVGYGYPNLLMSESYNSPCSPYWALKFFLPLALPADHPFWTAQETEAEEFAEPVSLPEPGMVAFHTPGNIVVLSSGQQHDRMRGAQEKYSKFVYSTRYAFNVEADDRHFAAASFDGMLGLSDDGVHLRTRETMEEALIAKDCLYSRWRPWADVEIETWLVPQNPWHVRLHRIRAPRPLQTSEGGFAIERADFNRDRTQAEEGRAACYGQGDTSVIVDLSAGIRREGLCHQAIANTNLIHARTLVPQLRGTVPSGETLLITASMALPVGKAAEAALATLPDAPDLTGLEEIFRREGRRVPAFALNENRAG, encoded by the coding sequence GTGCCTCACGACAGCGCCACAGCCAATCCGCTCTTTCACAATCCGCTTCGCAGCCGGGACGATCTCGCAAAGGCGGTGATCGACCTCTTCAATCCGCTGCTGACCTGTTTTTCACCCGGCGGCGCGCGTGTGCGGCTTGGAGCAACGGGGGCGATTTTCGATTTTCCTGCGGCGGAACTGGAGGGTTTTGCCCGGCCATTATGGGGCATCGTTCCGCTTGCCGCCGGCGGTTATGATTTTCCGTACTGGGATCTCTACCGGCGCGGGCTGGCCAATGGCACCAATCCGGCCCACCCGGAATATTGGGGTGACACGGCTGATCGGCACCAGCGGCTGGTCGAACTGGCGGCCATAGGATTCGCGCTCGCCATGGTTCCCGAACATATCTGGGAGCCGCTAGCCGAAACGGACAGGCGGGCTGTCGCCGCCTATCTTCTGGCCGCCCGCGAGCGGGAGTTCGTCGACAATAACTGGAAATTCTTCCGGGTGCTGATCGATCTCGGGCTGGAACGGGTGGGTGTGGAATTCGACCGCGCCAAAACCCAAACCTATCTCGATGAGCTAGAGGCTTTCGATATCGGCAACGGCTGGTATCGGGATGGACCGGTGCGACGTGTCGACCATTATATCCCCTTCGCCATGCATTTTTACGGTTTGATCTACACGGTACTGGCGAAAGGCGACGGCGCACGAAAAGCGCGGCTCATCGAACGCTCGCGCATTTTCGCCCGTGACATGCGCCACTGGTTCGGGCCTGACGGGGCTTCGCTCGCCTTCGGGCGCAGCCAGACCTACCGTTTTGCTGCCGGTGGTTTCTGGGGCGCGCTCGCCTTTTCCGGTCTGGAGGCGCTGCCATGGCCGGAAATCAAGGGCTATTACATGCGCCACATCCGCTGGTGGTCGAAGCGGCCGATCGCCGATCGCGACGGCGTCCTGTCCGTCGGATATGGCTATCCAAACCTTCTGATGAGCGAGAGCTACAATTCTCCCTGCTCTCCCTATTGGGCGCTCAAATTCTTCCTGCCGCTGGCGCTGCCCGCCGACCATCCTTTCTGGACTGCGCAGGAAACCGAGGCGGAAGAATTCGCCGAACCCGTTTCGTTGCCGGAGCCCGGCATGGTGGCCTTTCACACACCCGGCAACATCGTCGTTCTATCCTCGGGGCAGCAGCATGACAGGATGCGCGGCGCGCAGGAGAAATATTCGAAGTTCGTCTACTCCACCCGTTATGCCTTCAATGTCGAGGCGGATGACCGGCATTTCGCCGCCGCAAGTTTCGACGGCATGCTCGGCCTTTCCGACGACGGCGTGCACTTGCGCACCCGCGAGACGATGGAGGAGGCGTTGATTGCCAAAGACTGCCTTTATTCCCGTTGGCGGCCATGGGCGGATGTGGAGATCGAGACCTGGCTCGTGCCGCAAAACCCCTGGCATGTGAGGCTGCACCGCATCCGGGCCCCACGACCTCTGCAAACTTCCGAAGGTGGTTTCGCCATAGAACGCGCCGACTTCAACCGCGACCGAACTCAGGCGGAGGAAGGTCGCGCTGCGTGTTATGGGCAAGGCGACACAAGCGTCATTGTCGACCTTTCGGCCGGAATTCGTCGCGAAGGACTGTGCCATCAGGCCATCGCCAACACCAATCTCATCCACGCCAGAACCCTCGTTCCGCAATTGCGCGGTACTGTTCCGTCCGGCGAAACGTTGCTGATAACGGCCTCCATGGCGCTACCCGTCGGCAAGGCCGCGGAAGCCGCATTGGCAACCCTGCCGGATGCTCCCGATCTCACCGGGCTGGAAGAGATATTCAGGCGTGAAGGACGACGTGTTCCGGCCTTTGCACTCAATGAAAACCGTGCGGGCTGA
- a CDS encoding sugar ABC transporter substrate-binding protein, whose amino-acid sequence MEFKTTRRAFALATAGLGIAMGMGGTAFAAGDAPVTLKWALWDLDKGAYFKPLMEAYKQKHPNVTFEVVDLGSQDYTQMISTQLTGGSKDIDIVTIKDVPGYANLVRAGNITDLSGFIKDQKIETAPYGGLIEELTIDGKIYALPFRSDFWVVYYNKDIFDKAGVPYPSNDMTWAQFDEIAGKLKGGMGANRIYGALLHTWRSTVQLPGIQDGKHTLVDGNYEFLKPWYERALALQKSGAIPSYASLKTSNTHYSALFFNGTIGMLPMGTWFVGTQIAKVKSGESKSVNWGIVKFPHPDGVAAGATAAQIAGLSVNANSGHKEAALDFIHFVTGPEGAAIVASTGTFPALRTDDVAEKIAALPGFPQDQASKDALQAGKAYLEMAVNPNAAKIEVVLNRVHDALMTDNISIDDGIKDMNDGVKAIK is encoded by the coding sequence ATGGAGTTTAAGACAACCAGACGTGCATTCGCTCTCGCAACCGCCGGTCTCGGCATTGCCATGGGCATGGGAGGAACGGCGTTCGCTGCGGGCGATGCGCCGGTCACCTTGAAATGGGCCCTTTGGGATCTGGACAAGGGTGCCTACTTCAAGCCCTTGATGGAGGCCTATAAGCAGAAGCACCCGAATGTGACGTTCGAGGTGGTGGACCTCGGCTCGCAGGACTATACGCAGATGATATCCACGCAGCTGACCGGCGGCTCGAAGGATATCGACATCGTCACCATCAAGGATGTGCCCGGCTACGCCAATCTGGTACGCGCCGGCAACATCACCGATCTCAGCGGCTTCATCAAGGACCAGAAGATCGAGACGGCACCCTATGGTGGCCTGATCGAGGAACTGACCATCGACGGCAAGATCTACGCCCTGCCGTTCCGCTCGGATTTCTGGGTGGTCTATTATAACAAGGATATTTTCGACAAGGCCGGTGTGCCCTACCCCAGCAATGACATGACCTGGGCACAGTTCGATGAAATCGCCGGCAAGCTGAAGGGTGGCATGGGTGCCAACCGCATCTATGGTGCGCTGTTGCACACCTGGCGCTCGACGGTGCAGCTGCCCGGCATTCAGGATGGCAAGCACACGCTGGTGGACGGCAATTATGAATTCCTGAAACCCTGGTATGAGCGGGCGCTTGCCCTGCAAAAGAGCGGCGCGATACCGTCCTATGCCTCGCTGAAAACGTCGAACACCCATTATTCCGCTCTGTTCTTCAACGGAACGATCGGCATGCTGCCCATGGGCACATGGTTTGTCGGCACCCAGATCGCCAAGGTAAAATCCGGCGAGTCGAAAAGCGTCAATTGGGGCATCGTGAAATTTCCCCATCCGGATGGTGTAGCAGCAGGCGCGACGGCCGCGCAGATTGCCGGATTGTCGGTCAATGCCAATTCCGGCCACAAGGAAGCGGCGCTGGATTTCATCCATTTCGTCACCGGCCCTGAGGGTGCCGCCATCGTTGCCTCCACCGGCACCTTCCCCGCGCTCAGAACCGATGATGTGGCCGAGAAGATCGCAGCGCTGCCGGGCTTCCCACAGGATCAGGCCAGCAAGGACGCATTGCAGGCGGGCAAGGCCTATCTGGAAATGGCGGTCAACCCGAATGCGGCCAAGATCGAAGTCGTTCTGAACCGCGTGCATGACGCGCTGATGACCGACAACATCTCCATCGATGACGGCATCAAGGACATGAATGACGGCGTCAAGGCCATCAAATAG
- a CDS encoding DUF624 domain-containing protein: MQWLEGLWTREGAGIDKNAPPLTGLALFLDIIKREWWEMVKLNLLFILASLPVVTMPAAMLAMARVCVSFTDDENTYLLRDFLEALRKFALRGTTLVVLSALLVSAGVYATVSYAGAARLQLVYSLPFAVSLAVTLFLILLCAYAIVLMARQDLPLRETLRQAAFSAITRPLPMLAALGFVTALWVAHILLYPVSVFMPATVNFSLSMFALCFAARNAVARMRVSIPEPAGSST, translated from the coding sequence ATGCAATGGCTGGAGGGGTTATGGACAAGGGAAGGTGCCGGGATCGACAAGAACGCCCCGCCGCTGACCGGCCTTGCCCTGTTCCTCGACATCATCAAACGCGAATGGTGGGAGATGGTGAAGCTCAATCTTCTCTTCATCCTCGCCAGCCTGCCGGTGGTGACGATGCCGGCAGCGATGCTGGCCATGGCTCGTGTCTGCGTTTCCTTCACGGATGATGAAAATACCTATCTGCTGCGCGATTTCCTCGAAGCCTTGCGGAAATTCGCCCTGCGCGGCACTACGCTTGTGGTTTTAAGCGCGCTGCTGGTGAGCGCCGGTGTTTACGCGACCGTCAGCTACGCCGGGGCGGCCCGGCTTCAGCTCGTCTACAGCCTGCCCTTTGCGGTCAGTCTGGCAGTGACGCTGTTCCTCATCCTCCTGTGCGCCTACGCCATTGTTCTCATGGCAAGACAGGACCTGCCGCTTCGGGAGACGCTACGGCAGGCGGCATTTTCTGCGATCACCAGGCCACTGCCCATGCTGGCGGCACTCGGTTTCGTCACGGCACTCTGGGTCGCGCACATCCTGCTTTATCCGGTGTCCGTCTTCATGCCGGCCACCGTCAATTTTTCGCTCAGCATGTTCGCCCTGTGTTTTGCGGCGAGAAACGCCGTTGCGCGGATGCGAGTGTCGATACCCGAACCGGCGGGGAGCAGCACTTAA
- a CDS encoding ABC transporter ATP-binding protein, whose translation MASISLKKLNKTFGALKVVHDIDLDIADKEFIILVGPSGCGKSTTLRMIAGLEEISGGELRIGEDVMNDVPSKDRDIAMVFQNYALYPHMTVYKNMAFGLELRKAPRDLIDTKVKDAAKILDITHLLNRKPKALSGGQRQRVALGRAMVRNPEVFLLDEPLSNLDAKLRGTMRSEISKLHKRLDATFIYVTHDQVEAMTMADRIVVMKDGHIQQVDTPQNLYDRPINMFVAGFIGAPQMNMLPVTLRRDGDRFTALFDGNPLPLPTDIDAGRLRSYEGKDIILGIRPENFHEFAPADIDAANVAPFTATVELAEPMGSEVHLNLVSGGRNLVARVSPRFRAKIGDPVELVADLTNAQLFDPATEQSILY comes from the coding sequence ATGGCTAGCATTTCCCTGAAAAAACTCAACAAGACCTTCGGCGCGCTCAAGGTCGTTCACGATATCGATCTGGATATTGCCGACAAGGAATTCATCATTCTGGTCGGCCCTTCCGGATGCGGCAAATCCACGACGCTGCGCATGATCGCCGGTCTGGAAGAAATTTCCGGCGGTGAGTTGCGCATCGGCGAGGACGTGATGAATGACGTGCCCTCCAAGGATCGCGACATCGCCATGGTGTTCCAGAATTATGCGCTTTATCCGCATATGACGGTCTACAAGAATATGGCCTTCGGTCTGGAACTCAGAAAGGCGCCACGCGATCTCATCGATACCAAGGTCAAGGATGCGGCGAAAATTCTCGACATCACCCATCTCTTGAACCGCAAGCCGAAAGCGCTCTCCGGCGGCCAGCGCCAGCGTGTCGCGCTCGGCCGGGCCATGGTGCGCAACCCGGAAGTCTTCCTGCTCGATGAGCCGCTTTCCAATCTGGATGCCAAGCTGCGCGGCACGATGCGGTCGGAAATCTCCAAGCTGCACAAGCGGCTGGACGCCACCTTCATATACGTCACCCACGATCAGGTGGAAGCCATGACCATGGCGGACCGCATCGTGGTGATGAAGGACGGCCATATCCAGCAGGTGGATACGCCGCAAAATCTCTACGACCGGCCGATCAACATGTTTGTCGCGGGTTTCATCGGCGCACCGCAGATGAACATGCTGCCAGTCACGCTGCGCCGCGACGGCGACCGCTTCACCGCCCTGTTCGACGGCAATCCGCTGCCTCTGCCAACTGATATCGATGCCGGGCGGCTGCGATCTTATGAGGGAAAGGACATCATTCTCGGCATCCGCCCGGAAAATTTCCACGAATTCGCCCCGGCGGATATCGATGCCGCTAATGTCGCGCCATTCACGGCGACGGTGGAACTGGCGGAACCGATGGGATCGGAAGTGCATCTCAACCTTGTCTCCGGCGGCAGAAACCTCGTCGCACGCGTCTCACCGCGTTTCAGGGCGAAGATCGGTGATCCCGTCGAACTGGTGGCCGATCTGACGAATGCGCAGCTTTTCGATCCCGCCACCGAACAATCGATCCTTTATTGA
- a CDS encoding glycoside hydrolase family 88 protein, whose product MLDLTTSVPAPITTEEVDAALAAAVAQVRRNLPEFTYAAQNHSSVKNFYPAVANDQWTAGFWPGQIWLAFEHTGDRTFQHAAQIQVQSFLHRIENRIETDHHDMGFLYSPSCIAAWKLVGDEDGRRAALMAADQLMERFQPVGQFIQAWGRRDNPNEYRYIIDCLLNLPLLYWASRETGWDDYRTVALAHARTTLAHSVRPDDSTYHTFYMDPQTGAPVRGVTKQGYSDESYWARGQAWGIAGMAISYRYERLPAYRGTFERLLAFYLKRLPDDLVPFWDLIFADGDGEPRDSSAAAIVACGLLEMAELETPEKAAEYRDLARRMVKSLADVYSVRDPAISNGQLLHGTYSKKTPHNTCRGEGVDECVSWGDYYYLEALIRLSRNWSSYW is encoded by the coding sequence GCTCGATTTGACCACGTCCGTTCCAGCCCCGATCACGACAGAGGAAGTCGATGCCGCACTCGCCGCCGCCGTTGCGCAGGTCAGGCGCAACCTGCCCGAGTTCACCTACGCGGCGCAAAACCACTCGAGCGTGAAGAACTTTTACCCGGCAGTCGCCAATGACCAATGGACTGCCGGTTTCTGGCCGGGCCAGATATGGCTTGCCTTCGAGCATACCGGCGACAGGACCTTTCAGCATGCGGCGCAAATTCAGGTGCAGAGTTTCCTGCACCGTATCGAAAACCGCATCGAGACCGACCATCACGATATGGGCTTCCTCTATTCGCCCTCGTGCATAGCCGCATGGAAACTGGTGGGCGATGAGGATGGAAGACGCGCGGCGCTGATGGCGGCGGACCAGTTGATGGAACGGTTCCAGCCGGTCGGGCAATTCATCCAGGCCTGGGGCCGCAGGGATAATCCCAACGAATATCGCTATATCATCGACTGCCTTTTGAACCTGCCGCTGCTTTATTGGGCGAGCCGCGAAACGGGCTGGGACGACTACCGCACCGTGGCGCTTGCCCATGCTCGCACCACGCTTGCCCATTCCGTCCGGCCGGACGATTCCACTTATCATACATTTTACATGGACCCGCAGACCGGCGCGCCGGTGCGCGGCGTCACGAAACAGGGTTACAGCGATGAGAGCTACTGGGCCCGCGGACAGGCCTGGGGCATTGCCGGCATGGCCATTTCCTATCGATACGAGCGCCTGCCCGCCTATCGCGGCACCTTCGAGCGGCTTCTCGCCTTCTATCTCAAACGCCTGCCCGATGATCTCGTACCCTTTTGGGACCTGATTTTTGCGGATGGCGATGGCGAACCGCGCGACAGCTCGGCGGCGGCCATCGTCGCCTGCGGTCTTCTGGAAATGGCGGAGCTGGAGACACCGGAAAAGGCGGCGGAATATCGCGATCTGGCAAGGCGCATGGTGAAAAGCCTCGCCGATGTCTATTCGGTTCGCGATCCCGCGATCTCCAACGGGCAGCTTCTGCACGGCACCTATTCCAAGAAGACGCCCCATAATACCTGCCGGGGCGAAGGCGTCGATGAGTGCGTCTCCTGGGGCGATTATTATTATCTGGAAGCGCTGATCCGGCTTTCGCGCAACTGGTCTTCCTATTGGTGA